A window of the candidate division WOR-3 bacterium genome harbors these coding sequences:
- a CDS encoding 3-phosphoglycerate dehydrogenase, whose translation MKVIISDPIAKAGVKMLQDAGIEVDERPGLPPADLIQAIPAYDAIIVRSATKVTADVINAGTNLKVVGRAGVGLDNVDKKAADARGIKVVNTPSATSITVAELALGHMLACARAIPQATQSLRDGKWEKKTFKGTELYGKTLGLIGSGRIGSELGKRAIAMGMSVLVFDPFIKECGAGKMCEFPEMLKSADYISLHVPKTDQTKHMINKETIAQMKKGVVIINCARGGVVDEEALYEALVSGQVGAAALDVFESEPIKDFKLFSLPNVIGTPHIGAQTKEGQERAGIGIAEEVRKVLLGK comes from the coding sequence ATGAAAGTCATAATCAGCGACCCGATCGCCAAAGCCGGCGTGAAGATGCTTCAGGACGCCGGAATCGAAGTTGACGAGCGCCCCGGTCTGCCGCCGGCCGACCTCATCCAGGCCATCCCCGCCTATGACGCCATCATCGTCCGCAGCGCGACCAAGGTGACGGCCGACGTCATCAACGCCGGCACCAATTTGAAGGTAGTGGGCCGCGCCGGTGTCGGCCTCGACAACGTCGACAAGAAGGCCGCCGACGCCCGCGGCATCAAGGTTGTGAACACGCCGTCCGCGACCTCGATCACGGTCGCCGAACTCGCGCTCGGTCACATGCTCGCCTGCGCCCGAGCGATTCCGCAGGCGACCCAGTCCCTGCGCGACGGCAAGTGGGAGAAGAAGACCTTCAAGGGCACCGAGCTCTACGGCAAGACCCTCGGTCTCATCGGCTCCGGCCGCATCGGCAGCGAACTCGGCAAGCGCGCCATCGCCATGGGTATGAGCGTGCTGGTCTTTGACCCGTTCATCAAAGAGTGCGGTGCCGGCAAGATGTGCGAGTTCCCGGAGATGCTGAAGAGCGCCGACTACATCTCTCTCCACGTGCCCAAGACCGATCAGACCAAGCACATGATCAACAAGGAAACCATCGCCCAGATGAAGAAGGGCGTCGTCATCATCAACTGCGCCCGCGGCGGGGTCGTCGATGAAGAGGCTCTGTACGAGGCGTTGGTAAGCGGGCAGGTCGGCGCGGCCGCGCTCGACGTTTTCGAGAGCGAACCGATCAAGGACTTCAAACTCTTCTCCCTGCCCAACGTCATCGGCACGCCCCACATCGGTGCCCAGACCAAGGAAGGCCAGGAGCGCGCGGGCATCGGCATCGCGGAGGAAGT
- a CDS encoding zinc ribbon domain-containing protein produces the protein MTYQQVSGTDYTDFDWRCPIPVYEYQCQDCGKKFDFVATLAEKEAGLDPACPKCGRTRARQVFSRFTLLTGSKTDEEFDEGLDDMGAGGDMAGLPDGAGMDDLDDMGAGGSGDLDDLD, from the coding sequence TTGACTTACCAGCAGGTTTCTGGTACTGATTATACTGACTTTGACTGGAGGTGCCCGATTCCGGTATACGAGTATCAGTGTCAGGACTGCGGAAAGAAGTTCGATTTCGTTGCCACCCTGGCGGAGAAGGAGGCCGGGTTGGACCCTGCCTGCCCGAAGTGCGGCAGGACTCGGGCCCGGCAGGTGTTCAGTCGGTTCACCCTTCTGACCGGGTCCAAGACCGACGAGGAGTTCGACGAAGGGCTTGATGATATGGGCGCGGGCGGCGATATGGCCGGGCTACCCGACGGCGCGGGCATGGATGATCTTGATGACATGGGCGCGGGCGGTTCCGGCGACCTGGATGACCTCGACTAG